The window GGGGGGGGGGGCGCCCCCATCCCAACCTTCCCCCGCTAACGGGGGAAGGAGGACTACCGGTGGAGGCGCATTCATCTTGCGAGCGCACAACTCGCCTCCAAGCGAGCACCCCGCGTCGATCGCAAAGAGAATGTCGATGGAGGTTCTAGTCGCGCTTGCAATCGGCGTGCTGTTCGGCTGCGGGACCTACCTGGTTCTTCGAGCGCGCACATTTCCGGTCATCATGGGCCTGATCCTGCACACCTACGCGATCAATCTTTTCCTGTTCGCGAGCGGCGGTCTGGTTGCCGGCAAACCGCCCATCATCGGCTACGGCGGCAACGCCTACACCGACCCACTGCCGCAGGCGCTGGTGCTGACCGCGATCGTCATCGGCTTCGCAATGACGGCGCTGGTGGTGGTCTTGAGCCTGCGCGCGTGGAGCAGGCTCGATACCGATCATGTAGACGGCAAGGTTCGCCGCTGATGAATCACTGGCTGATCGCGCCCGTGCTCCTGCCGTTAGCGACTGGCATCGCGCTGATCGCATTGACGCGACACGATCTGCGGGTGCAGCGCGCGCTAAGCGTCGGCGCGACAATCGCGCTGGTGTTTATCGCGATCGGCCTGTTGATCGCGGCGAACGACGGTGAGTATCGCGTGTACGCGCTAGGCAGTTGGCCGCCGCCATTCGGCATCGTGCTGGTGCTGGATCGACTCAGTACCTTGCTGCTCACCCTGACTGCTCTCGTGGCCGCGTGCAGCGTGATCTACTCTACGCAGGGCGGGGATTGCGAAGGCCGGAACTTCCACGCGCTGTTTCACTTTCAGTTGATGGGCTTAAACGGCGCGTTCCTGACCGGCGATCTGTTCAACCTGTTCGTGTTCTTCGAGGTGCTGCTGATTGCGTCCTACGGGCTGCTGCTGCACGGCGGCGATGCCGAGCGCGCGCGCGCGGGCTTTCACTACGTCGTGCTGAATCTGATCGGGTCCACGTTGTTTCTCATCGCCTGCGGTCTTTTGTACGGCACGCTCGGCACCTTGAACATGGCGGACCTGGCGCTGAAGATTTCGCAGGCGCCGGTCGCTGATGCCGCGCTGCTGCGTGCGGGCGGCTTGTTGCTGTTGGTCGTGTTCGGGCTCAAGACCGCGCTCTTCCCGCTGTATTTCTGGCTGCCCGGCGCTTATACCGCGGCAAGCGCGCCGGTGGCGGCTCTGTTCGCGATCATGACCAAGGTCGGCGTATACGCGATCATCCGCGTGTTTACTTTGATGTTTGGTTCGAGCGCGGGCGTCGCCGCCGACGTTGCCAGTCCGTGGCTGTTGCCGCTGGCGCTGATGACCCTGACAATTGGCGCCC is drawn from Gammaproteobacteria bacterium and contains these coding sequences:
- a CDS encoding Na+/H+ antiporter subunit C, yielding MEVLVALAIGVLFGCGTYLVLRARTFPVIMGLILHTYAINLFLFASGGLVAGKPPIIGYGGNAYTDPLPQALVLTAIVIGFAMTALVVVLSLRAWSRLDTDHVDGKVRR
- a CDS encoding monovalent cation/H+ antiporter subunit D, with the protein product MNHWLIAPVLLPLATGIALIALTRHDLRVQRALSVGATIALVFIAIGLLIAANDGEYRVYALGSWPPPFGIVLVLDRLSTLLLTLTALVAACSVIYSTQGGDCEGRNFHALFHFQLMGLNGAFLTGDLFNLFVFFEVLLIASYGLLLHGGDAERARAGFHYVVLNLIGSTLFLIACGLLYGTLGTLNMADLALKISQAPVADAALLRAGGLLLLVVFGLKTALFPLYFWLPGAYTAASAPVAALFAIMTKVGVYAIIRVFTLMFGSSAGVAADVASPWLLPLALMTLTIGALGALASDRLRTLTAYLIIVSIGMLLTAVGLFKTPGLSAALVYLMHTTLITAGLFLLCHIVGAQRGETEDRLSVASPVAQPLVLGLLFFIAAVAIVGLPPLSGFLGKLMILISARDHAAMAWIWSIVLTASLLTLISMSRAGSIVFWKSTTSASRNPASLAIRAGIASIAPAGALLSGGVLLVAFGEPVTEFAGATAAQLMRPYSYVSGVLGDGDSTAPLTEEP